Proteins found in one Quercus robur chromosome 2, dhQueRobu3.1, whole genome shotgun sequence genomic segment:
- the LOC126715575 gene encoding class V chitinase-like → MYVSPSYQARLYQTTILPDSMASKTLPYLFSTLLFLLQLQFSAGQTEVKAAYWFPGTGLSVSGIDSTLFTHLFCAFADLNQTTYQVTISASNSAQFSTFTQTVQQKNPSVKTLLSIGGGDAVAPTFASMAGQASTRKSFIDSSIQLARANNFHGLDLDWEYPSTASEFTNLGLLLNEWRAAVANEATSSGNTPLLLVAAFFYSSNYYGLSYPIQAITNSLDWVNVMAYDFTSPFSWSTSPNLTGAPAALYNPTSQVSGDSGIAAWIQAGVSAKKLVLGVPFYGYAWRLVNANDNGIFAPANGAALSDAITYSEIKDFIAQNSDTTTVYNSTFVTNYCYSGTTWIGYDDTQSISTKVTYAKGKGLLGYFAWQVGQDKDFVLSQTASSAWGA, encoded by the exons atgtatgtatctcCAAGCTACCAAGCAAGATTATACCAGACTACCATCCTTCCCGATTCAATGGCTTCCAAAACCCTTCCCTATCTTTTTTCTACTCTACTTTTCCTTCTCCAACTACAATTCTCTGCGGGGCAAACTGAAGTGAAAGCTGCATACTGGTTTCCCGGCACAGGATTGTCTGTTTCCGGCATAGATTCCACACTCTTCACCCATCTATTTTGTGCCTTTGCCGATCTCAACCAAACCACATACCAAGTCACCATTTCCGCCTCAAACTCAGCTCAGTTCTCAACCTTCACTCAGACTGTGCAACAGAAAAACCCTTCAGTTAAAACCCTCTTATCCATCGGTGGAGGAGATGCTGTAGCCCCAACTTTTGCTTCAATGGCTGGCCAAGCTAGTACCCGCAAATCATTCATAGATTCCTCTATACAACTAGCAAGGGCTAACAACTTTCATGGACTTGACCTTGACTGGGAGTACCCCTCCACAGCTAGTGAATTTACCAACCTTGGTTTACTTCTCAACGAATGGAGAGCTGCAGTGGCTAATGAGGCCACAAGCTCAGGCAATACACCATTGCTCCTAGTTGCAGCTTTCTTTTACTCTTCAAACTATTACGGTCTGAGTTATCCCATTCAGGCTATAACAAACAGCTTGGACTGGGTCAATGTTATGGCCTATGACTTTACTTCACCATTCAGTTGGTCAACATCACCAAATCTGACTGGAGCTCCTGCGGCCTTGTACAATCCAACAAGCCAAGTTAGTGGGGATAGTGGTATCGCAGCTTGGATTCAGGCAGGTGTGTCTGCCAAAAAATTGGTACTCGGTGTTCCATTTTATGGCTACGCATGGAGACTAGTGAATGCTAATGACAATGGAATATTTGCACCTGCTAATGGAGCTGCTTTATCAGATGCGATAACTTATAGCGAAATCAAGGATTTCATAGCCCAGAATAGTGACACAACAACAGTGTATAATTCCACGTTTGTTACAAACTATTGCTATTCTGGGACGACATGGATTGGTTACGATGATACACAGAGTATTTCTACCAAGGTTACATATGCAAAGGGAAAGGGATTGCTTGGCTATTTTGCGTGGCAGGTTGGTCAGGACAAAGATTTTGTTCTTTCTCAAACAG CTTCGAGTGCATGGGGAGCTTAG